A section of the Pseudorasbora parva isolate DD20220531a chromosome 2, ASM2467924v1, whole genome shotgun sequence genome encodes:
- the si:dkey-225f5.4 gene encoding ZW10 interactor isoform X1, which translates to MATERAEALLERTDPSSLKSCNTTELQETGEGEIMAPYLMDCRRKQKHIFRQLCVVDDMIQLLVGLESVDQLLNEPCPQNPGNGARSAWKTLKAEYQESVQEVEGLIGAFRVRMEELQGKRQKLQTLLSTLQIKKEECKEKERITAKQNQRAEKQICFQLEDSLQAAQNALNVCDLHLSKLKDEVEKQQAQISDWTILRDRLQSLVTVTHRNMQYRLLSVTPSELCLELLPRAAEKSLEPLHVSITMTASDEFHLQVFQGTAGLVEEVVNGPLRQVSAALVEVMERYISQGEMLSEIQALHSRFAIDWCPAKKLLIFLKTATTVCHLRVEEGYPSHGRATLLSVRKDGNLFDITNLQPPEQHPVLTEWLEFLSSNPNI; encoded by the exons atgGCGACGGAACGAGCCGAAGC ACTTCTGGAAAGGACTGACCCTTCCTCCTTGAAATCATGCAACACCACCGAACTGCAGGAAACAGGAGAGGGAGAAATTATGGCTCCTTATCTGATG GACTGCAGGCGAAAACAGAAACACATATTCAGGCAGCTGTGTGTGGTGGACGACATGATCCAGCTGCTGGTAGGTCTGGAGTCAGTGGATCAGCTGCTGAATGAACCATGTCCCCAAAACCCAG GTAATGGAGCTCGTTCTGCATGGAAGACTTTAAAAGCAGAATATCAGGAGAGCGTTCAGGAGGTGGAAGGGCTGATCGGTGCTTTCCGGGTCCGCATGGAAGAGCTTCAGGGTAAACGGCAGAAACTGCAGACTCTACTGTCCACTCTGCAGATAAAG AAGGAGGAGTGCAAAGAGAAGGAGAGAATCACAGCTAAACAAAATcagagagctgag AAACAAATCTGCTTTCAGTTGGAGGATTCCCTCCAGGCAGCCCAGAACGCCTTGAATGTGTGTGATTTGCATCTGTCTAAGCTCAAGGATGAGGTTGAAAAACAGCAGGCTCAAATTAGTGACTGGACAATATTAAGAGACAG GCTGCAATCCTTGGTCACAGTGACTCACAGAAATATGCAGTACAGGCTGCTCTCGGTCACTCCCTCTGAGCTGTGCCTTGAGCTCTTGCCTCGTGCTGCTGAAAAATCACTTGAACCGCTGCATGTCTCCATCACCATGACAGCCAGTGACGAATTCCATCTTCAG GTGTTTCAGGGAACCGCTGGCCTGGTAGAGGAGGTGGTGAACGGACCACTTAGGCAAGTGAGTGCCGCACTTGTGGAGGTGATGGAGCGGTACATAAGTCAAGGAGAGATGCTGTCTGAGATTCAGGCTCTTCATTCCAG GTTTGCAATTGATTGGTGTCCTGCTAAAAAGCTTCTGATCTTTCTCAAGACTGCGACCACTGTATGTCACCTGAGGGTTGAGGAGGGTTACCCATCACACGGCCGAGCTACTCTCCTGTCTGTGAGAAAAGACGGCAATCTTTTTGATATCACCAATCTACAG CCCCCAGAGCAACATCCTGTCCTGACAGAGTGGCTTGAGTTTCTCTCCTCCAATCCGAACATCTGA
- the si:dkey-225f5.4 gene encoding ZW10 interactor isoform X2, whose translation MAPYLMDCRRKQKHIFRQLCVVDDMIQLLVGLESVDQLLNEPCPQNPGNGARSAWKTLKAEYQESVQEVEGLIGAFRVRMEELQGKRQKLQTLLSTLQIKKEECKEKERITAKQNQRAEKQICFQLEDSLQAAQNALNVCDLHLSKLKDEVEKQQAQISDWTILRDRLQSLVTVTHRNMQYRLLSVTPSELCLELLPRAAEKSLEPLHVSITMTASDEFHLQVFQGTAGLVEEVVNGPLRQVSAALVEVMERYISQGEMLSEIQALHSRFAIDWCPAKKLLIFLKTATTVCHLRVEEGYPSHGRATLLSVRKDGNLFDITNLQPPEQHPVLTEWLEFLSSNPNI comes from the exons ATGGCTCCTTATCTGATG GACTGCAGGCGAAAACAGAAACACATATTCAGGCAGCTGTGTGTGGTGGACGACATGATCCAGCTGCTGGTAGGTCTGGAGTCAGTGGATCAGCTGCTGAATGAACCATGTCCCCAAAACCCAG GTAATGGAGCTCGTTCTGCATGGAAGACTTTAAAAGCAGAATATCAGGAGAGCGTTCAGGAGGTGGAAGGGCTGATCGGTGCTTTCCGGGTCCGCATGGAAGAGCTTCAGGGTAAACGGCAGAAACTGCAGACTCTACTGTCCACTCTGCAGATAAAG AAGGAGGAGTGCAAAGAGAAGGAGAGAATCACAGCTAAACAAAATcagagagctgag AAACAAATCTGCTTTCAGTTGGAGGATTCCCTCCAGGCAGCCCAGAACGCCTTGAATGTGTGTGATTTGCATCTGTCTAAGCTCAAGGATGAGGTTGAAAAACAGCAGGCTCAAATTAGTGACTGGACAATATTAAGAGACAG GCTGCAATCCTTGGTCACAGTGACTCACAGAAATATGCAGTACAGGCTGCTCTCGGTCACTCCCTCTGAGCTGTGCCTTGAGCTCTTGCCTCGTGCTGCTGAAAAATCACTTGAACCGCTGCATGTCTCCATCACCATGACAGCCAGTGACGAATTCCATCTTCAG GTGTTTCAGGGAACCGCTGGCCTGGTAGAGGAGGTGGTGAACGGACCACTTAGGCAAGTGAGTGCCGCACTTGTGGAGGTGATGGAGCGGTACATAAGTCAAGGAGAGATGCTGTCTGAGATTCAGGCTCTTCATTCCAG GTTTGCAATTGATTGGTGTCCTGCTAAAAAGCTTCTGATCTTTCTCAAGACTGCGACCACTGTATGTCACCTGAGGGTTGAGGAGGGTTACCCATCACACGGCCGAGCTACTCTCCTGTCTGTGAGAAAAGACGGCAATCTTTTTGATATCACCAATCTACAG CCCCCAGAGCAACATCCTGTCCTGACAGAGTGGCTTGAGTTTCTCTCCTCCAATCCGAACATCTGA